The sequence GCGGTCGGTGGTCCGGTCCTTTCCGCCGTAATCGGTCCACAAGGAGGACCCCGGCAGCGTCTTGGTCCGTTGTGCGGGCGGCTTGTAGTACGCGATCTCCTTCGGAAGATACGGATTGCGGACGTCGAAGACGCGCAGCCCGGCTCCCCAATAGCCGCACGCCATGATCTTCGGATCCGTCCTGGAGTCGGGGGTGCAGTAATGGGCGGAGTATCCGTAGTTGTCGAGATCGGCGGTGTCCGTCGGGTAGTCGCCCACGTACTGGTGACACAGCGACGCGTCGTTGACCTCCAGCATCAGCTTGGCGACGAGCTTCGGATTCTTGTCGTCGCTGATGTCGATGATTCGGGCGAACCCGAATACGTTCAGCCCTTTCGAGCATGAATCCTGCCGGCCAGCCGCGGGAGAGGCGAGCTTGCTGGTTCCGGTCTCGTCCGTGAAGATGATGTGCGGCTTTCCACCCCATGTGACGGGGATCGACTGCTGCGCGACGCCACCGTCGTCCCAGTAGAAGGCGCTGACGAACTTGGGCTGCGCCGTGGCGACACGCTTCTGGATGTCGCTCGTGTCGAGGATCACCAACCCATTGGGCCCGGGCAGGCCGAAGGGAACGAAGTTTCCCCAGTGCGTCAGATAGGCGCGATTCCCGTCGTTGCTGATGGAGATGTCGTGCGTCTCGTTGATGTCGCCGGCGCCATGCCAGAGCAGCTTCGGCACTTTCGGATCGCTGATGTCCATCGCGGTGAATCCGGTGCCGCCGGCGCCGGTGCCGTAGTACGTCATGCCATCGGGGGCAAAGTCGCCCGCATGCCCCGTGTGCCCCGGAACATCTACGTCCGAGAGCAGCGTCGGATGGGCGCAGTCGGACGAGATGTCGTAGAAGGCGAACTGCCGATCCGTGGGCTGGGAAGGCCCGAACCCGGGACCCTTGGTGGCCCCGAGCAGCTTGCGCGGCTCGTTCACCTTCAAGGACTCCCACGGGTCGATCATCGCCCTGGCGTTCAGGTAGGTGGTGACTTTCGGGCTTGCAGGGTTGGAGGCGTCCACCACGGGGACCCCGGGGTGCGTCTTCGTTGGGTTGTTGTAGGTACCGAAGTAAGCGCAGTCGTTGAACCAGGTGAGCTGCCACTGGGCGCCCTCTTCCTGGATCTGGCTGACCAGCTGGAGGTTGCAGTTGTATGCCGTCTCCGAAGCGCTCGGATGACCCGTCCGCTCCGCCAACGTCGTCTGACCCTGCAGCCCCGTTTCGACGCGGTCGCTCGCGCCGCACAGGGCCTTGGGCACCGGCCGCGTCCATGCGGCCGGAGAGCTGCTCCCGCCGCAAGTGACGATGAACGGCACGAGCGCGAGCAACGGCATGAAAATGGCTGGTCTGCGCAATCCGACCGTCACCGGACCATACGCCGAGCGGTTCCGCATGGCAGATGTCCTTTCCGTCGAAGCGCTGCCTATCCGGGCCGCGACCGTGCAAGGTCGGTCATCACAAAGTCAAGGAGCGCTGCGTCGAGGCGCGTCTCGCATCAGACGAAGGGCTTCGAACCGCTCCGCGAAGGGTCGCTTCGAATCGAGCGCGGCCTTCAGCTCGGTGCGCGCGAGTTCCGTCTTGTTTTCGCGGGCGTAGATCGCCGCGAGATGGTAATGCGGGCTTGGCTCATCCGGCGCGCCGTTCACGGCGGCTTCCAGCGAGGCGCGGCCGCGGGTCGGATCGCCGGCGCGGTACAGCGCCCATCCCAACCCATCGAGAAGCAAGGGATCGGAAGGGTGATCCGAACGCAAATGCTGCAGGAGCTGCAGCAACCGCCGCGACGATGCGCCATTCTCGTCCTCGGAAGCAAGCAATCCGGCGAGCTTGTACTCGACGACGTCCAGGTCCGGTCTCCGCGAGAGAACCTCCTCATAGATCCGGATAGCCTCCTTCGAGTTGCCGAGTTGAGCGCTCACTTGTGCCGCCATGATCTGGAGATCGGGATCGCGCGGGAACCGATCGAGCGCTTGTTGCAAGAGGCTCATCGCCTCGGCACTGCGATCGACTTCCAGGTAGTAATCCGCAAGATGTTGCCAGGGCACCGACGAATCCGGTTGCAACACGAGGCCGCGCCGGAGCGCGGCCTCCGCGGCGGCCGGATCGCGAGCATCCACGAAAGCGTGAGCAGCCAGATAGCGCGCAAACGCGAACCCGCGGTCGCGTTCCGCAAGGCCCATCAACCGTTCACCGGCAAACGCGGCGCCGCTCTTGCGCGACCAGGCCTTCGCCAAAGCGGTGGCGATCACGGGGGAACGCGGCGCCGACTTCAGTGACTCGGACAGGTATCGTTCCGCTTCGCCGGCGTGGCCTTGTGCAAGCTCGACGATGCCCGTGAGGAAGGGACCAAATGCCGTGTCGGGATATCCCTGCCGAGCAGAGTCGACGATGCGTTGCGCCGCGGCCCAATTCTGTTGCCGCATCTCGATTTCGAGCGCCTGCCGGATCTGTGCGAGCCGTCCTGGCCAGTGCTCGCGCGCGACGGACGCAAATCGGTTGCCGGTCGACTGCGTCTCGGCGCGAAAGCGGGTCGAAGGGATCGGCCCCAATCTCCCAACGGATTCCTGAAATCGACCATCCGCGGCTTCGGGTTCAGCGCGCGCCGCCGCGCTCCGCACGAGCAACGCCCGAGCCGCAGCGTCCTGGGGCGCTTCCGCTACCGCCGTCTGGGCATCGACGTGGGCGCCATGGTAGCGACCGACGCGGAAACGGATCTCGCCTCGAAGCAAGTGCGCATCGGCACGCGTCGGCGCTGCCGCGATCGCCTTGTCCAGGGCGGCCTCGGGCGCATCGTGCAAACCGCCTTTCACCATCAGGTCGGCAATCCCGATCCAGCCGTTTGGATCTTGCGGTTGCATCTCGGTGAGGGTCTGAAATTCCAGGAAGGCGACCTCCCGGTTTCCCAGACCGAGCTCCATCGTAGCGAGCTGGGTGCGCGCCTCGGCATTGCCTGGCTCCAAGCCGAGTGCCTCGTGCAGCTCGCGCCGAGCCTGATCGAGCTCCCGCGCTGCCAGATGTGTCCGGGCGCGCTCGAGGCTGCTCGCCAGGCGGCGCTCTGACATGAATCGCGACGAGAGGAACCGAGGCAGTCCCACCGCGGCAGCGAGGATCAGGCACAATGCGATCCATCCCCGCAGCTTCAGCCGATCGCGAAGAAAGCGGATCGATCGGAACGTCATCGAGAAAGCTGCTTTCCGGTTGAGATATCCGACGCTTCTACTGCGGCAGGTCTTCGGCCGTCCACCGGAGCGCTAGAGTGCGCCGCATGAACCTGATCGTCTGCGCCCTCCTGCTCGCTGCCGCTCCTGCAACCGATGACGCCCGCTTCGACGTGTTCGCACAGAAGTACGTCCAGGAGCTCCTCGACCGCGACCCGGAGACTGCGACGCGCCTCGGTGACCACCGCAACGACGCGCGCCTCGACGATTACAGCGCGAAGGGGGTGGAGCGCGATCTGGCGGCGGCGAAAAGTGGGCTCGCGGAGCTGGCGCGCATCGATCCGAAGAAGCTGTCCGCCGAGGACGCAGTCGATTACCGCATCCTGAAGAACCGGCTCGAGTCACAGGTCTACGAGCTGCAAACGCTGCGAGGGTGGCAGTGGAATCCGCTGCAGTACAACGTCGGTGGCGCGATCTACGCGCTGATCTCACGAGAGTTCGCGCCCCCGGAGCAGGGGCTGCGATCGGTCATCGGGCGCCTGAATGGAGTTCCGGCGGTAGTCGCCGCGGCAAAGGCGAATCTCAAGTCTCCGCCGAAGGTGCATACCGAGACTGCCATCCAGCAGAACAAAGGGACGTCGAAGCTGGTGAAGGAGCAGCTGGAGCCGCTGGTGAAGCAGGCGCCGGGGTTGGAGAAGGAGTTCCGGACGGCGCAGTCGACGGCGCTGGCGGCGCTGGCGGACTACCAGCAGTGGCTGGAGAAGGAGCTGCTGCCGCGCTCCAACGGAGATTTTCGCCTCGGCGACGAGAAGTTCCGCAAGAAGCTGAGGTTCGCTCTCGATTCCGACCTGTCGAAAGAGGAGATCCTCCACCGCGCGGAAGCCGACCTCAAGTCGACGCGGTCGGCGATGTACTTCACCGCGATGCAGATGTGGCCGAAGCTGTTTCCGGAGAAGCCGCCGCCGGCGGATCAGGGCGCCGCGATCAAGGCCGTCCTCGACGAGGCGGCGAAGAAGCACCCGAACAACGACACCGTCATTCCGCAGGCGACCAAGGCGCTGGCCCAGACCACCGCGTTCGTGAAGGAGAAAGGCTTCGTCACGGTGCTCGAGGAACCGCTGGACATCGTCGCCACACCGGAGTTCCAGCGGGGAGTCGCGGTCGCATCCTGCAGCCCGGCGGGACCCCTGGAGAAGAACAAGAAGACTTTCTATTACATCTCTCCCACGCCGGAGGACTGGACGCCGGAGCGCGTGGACTCCTTCTTCCGCGAGTACAACGATTCCATGCTGCAGGAGATCACCATCCACGAGGCGATGCCGGGCCATTATCTCCAACTGGCGCATGCGAATCGCTTCCGGGCGCCGACGTTGGTGCGCGGCGTGGTCTTTTCCGGCACGTTCGTGGAAGGCTGGGCGACGTACGCGGAGCAGTTGATGGCGGACGCCGGGTACGGCGGAGCGGACGTTCGCATGCAGCAGCTGAAGATGCGCTTGCGGATGATCCTCAACGCCATCATCGACCAGAAGATCCACACCGAAGGGATGAGCGAGAAGGAAGCGATCGCGCGGATGATGAACGACGGCTACCAGGAGGAGGGCGAGGCCGTGGGGAAGTGGAAGCGCGCCCAGCTCACCTCCACGCAGCTCTCCACGTATTACGTCGGCAATGCGGAGATGAACGACATCCGCACGGCCTGGGAGAAGAACCACGGCAAGTATCCCGACCTGCGCGCGCTGCACGATGCGATGCTTTCCTTCGGCAACGCCGCGCCGAAGTACGTCAGGGAACGATTGGGAATCTAGCGCGTGGTCACACGCGCTTTCGACGACCCGACTTCCTTCGAGAGGGCCAGGTCCTCGAGGAACACGGCGGCCTCGCGCTGGGCGAGGTTCTCGTCGACGACGACGACGGTGCCCTCGTTCAGCTTGTTCAGCGACAGTGCGTCGAGATTCGTCGATCCCACCGCCGTGATGCGCTCGTCGACCACCATGAACTTCGAATGCATCATCGTCGGACCGTACTCGTATGCCTTGACTCCTGCGCCGACGAGCTGATCCATCCTGGCCCGCTGCTGCGACAGATACGCTTTGGTATCCGTACGCTCGCCGGCAGCCAGGACGCGAACGTCGACTCCCTCGCGCGCCTTGCGCATGAGGAGATCGAGGATCGGAACCGATGGCACGAAGTAGGCGTTGCTGATCCAAAGGCGCTTGCGCGCGGCTCCGATCAGGAGCTGCGTCAGACGATCGCTCCTGGTCGCCACGCTGTTCTCGCTGCTGCTCACGAAAGCGGCGAGCGACCGGCCGGCATCCTCCGAAGCCGGAAACGTGTCGCGGGGCAGCAGGGTCCTGGTCGCTTCCTCCCAGCTCTCCGCGAAGGCCTGCTGCATCTCCAGCACGGCGGGTCCACGCACGAGCAGGTTGGAGTCGCGCCACTGCGGCGGCTGGTCCGTGCGGCCGTCGCCGTCCCATTTGTCGTCGATGCCGAACCCGCCGGTGATTCCGACGCGCCCGTCGAGGATGAACATCTTCCGGTGCTCGCGGGCCGCGTCGTCCTGCCCAGGAATGGGACGGAAACGATGCGTCGCGCATCCGATGCCCTCGAGCTGCTTCTGCACGTTCGCGAAATTGGGGCTTCCCAGCGCGTCGACGATCACCCGGCAGGGGACTCCGTCGCGGGTCCTGCCCGCGAGTGCGGTGACGATCCGGCTGGAGACCTTCCCCTCGCTCCAGATGAAGCTCACCACATGGATGCTGCTGCGCGCCCGTGCGATCTCCTCGATGGCGACGTCGAAGACGCGGCCGTTGTTGACCACCTCCACCTGGTTTCCGGGCCGGAGCTGGACGCCTACCGTCTGAAAGAGGGCGTTGTCGAAATCCTGCGGCGCGATTGCCGCTCGATCGAGCCGGAACTCGCCCTTCGGGCTGCTGCGCCCGAAGCAGGCGGCCAGCCAGAGGCATGCGAGAGAAGCGAGCAAGCGCAGCACGTGAACATGGTGCGCACCCGTAATTTCCGCAGCAAGTTGACAGGTATGCGCGAGCTCCTGAACACCGCTTTGCTCGCCAGCCTGCTCGCTGCGTGCGCGAGCCCCCGCCAGGAGCCCGCGGTCCGCGGCCTGCCGAGGGACGACCCGAGCGCGACACTGAGCGTCGTCTGGGTCGGTCACGCGACGGTCCTGATCCGCCTCGGGCACCGATTCGTTCTCACCGACCCGAATCTGAGCGGCTCCATGGTGGTCGTGCCGCGCATCACGCCGCCCTCGCTGACCGCGGACCAACTTCCGCCGGTGCAGTTCGTGTTGCTCTCGCACTTGCACATCGATCACTTCGACCGGCCTACGCTGCGCAAGTTACCGCGCAACACCGAGGTCCTCTTCCCACCCGATGCCGCGAGCTACCTGCACCTGATCCGGCAACAGCGGAAGCAGGCGATGGAGTTCTGGAAGCCGATCGAGCGGGGCGGGTTGAAGATCACCGCGGTCCCGGTGCGACACGCAGGCGGGCGTTTCGTGGTCGATGCGCTGTGGAATCGGTCCTCCGCCGGCTACGTGATCGAAGGCAGCGGCCGGCGCGTGTTCTTCGCCGGGGATACGGGCTACGACGAGAAGATCTTCGCGCAGATCGGGCAACGGTATCCGGGGATCGATCTGGCACTGCTTCCCATCGCTCCCGCCCGCGGTGGCAACCCGAACCACGCCAGTCCGGAAGAGGCCCTCCGCATCTTCCGCGACCTCGGCGCCCGGTACATGGTGCCGATCCATTTCGAGGCGTACCACTCGATGGCGGTGCCTCTGGGCGAGCCGCGCAAGCAACTGGCGCAAGCCGTAGAGAAGAGCGGATTGCAGGGTCGGGTCTTCGCGCTCTACACCGGCGAACGTTGGGTGGAGCCGGACGACGGAGGGCCACCTCGGGTGACGCGCGAGACGCACGCCGCGGATCAAGCCGCCCGATAGTTCTCAGTACACGGTCGTGACCGTCATGTCCTCGCGACCGCTCCAGGTGCCGGAGATGGTCGGCGACGTCCTTTTCGCGGATGGAAACTCGGTCGGACAGTTCACGCGCTGTGGCGGGTCTGCGCAGCAACTCCTCGCGAATCGCCTCTCGTACCGTCCGGGTCCGGTCCACCTTCGCAAGCATGGGGCCGGCCGAACCAGTGTCAACATCACGTGTGATGTCTGTGATGACGGCGGGGCCGGCGCTCAACTCGAGCGCGCTCGACTGGCGCGCGTTCCTGTACCGTCCGGTAGACTGCGGCGCCGTGCTCCTCGCCACCGCTGTCTGCGCGCTGCTCAGTTCCGCCGAGATCTCCGCGGTCCAGGGGGAGGCGCCGATGCGAACCAAGCCCAGCGCGACCGAGAGCCCGGGGCTCGCGGTGGAGCGTTGTTTCTTCGAGCTTCGCTCGTTCCCGAAATCGATCTCGCTCGAAGTCACGCGCGGTCCTGGCGTCCGCGCGCTCTGGCGGAGATCCTTTCACGAGGACCGCGGGGCCGGGCGGCAGGAGGAAGAGGAGAAGGACCAGCCGCCTCCGAGGCCCGTACGCGGGCTCGGCGATGAAGCGTTCTGGGTGGGCACTCCGCGCCTGGGAGGCCTCTACGTGCTTCGGACGGACGCCATGCTCCGCCTGGCCGTGGGCGGAGGGGAAAGCGTCGAGAGCAAGCTGCGAAAGTTGCGGCGGCTCGCGCACAAGGCGCTGCCGCGCCTGTGAGGCGGACTATTTCGGCAGCGTGCCGTCGTAGGCGCGGAACAGCGTCTTGCCGCTCGCCTGCCGCGCGATCGTGGCCAGCGCGTCCTGCGCGCTCGCGGGACCGAACGAGGCGTTCGCGGTGGGGTCGTCGACGCAAGAGCCCGTGCAGCCGTCGGCATAGCCGATCAGCACGCGGCCGATCCTGTCGACGGTGATGTCGTTGAAGTCGAGCAGGTTACGGCAGGGATTGCTGCCGCCGCCATTCCAGATGCAGCCGCGCTGCACTGGATCCGCCGGTGTGATGTCCGCAGTCACCCACGTCTTGCCGGCGTTGTAGGTCGTCGCGACGTAGAGGTGCCAGACGCCGTTGAAGCCGCTCGACTGGTCATCTCCAGGGGTGGGAGTGCCCAGGAAGGCGAACGCAGCGCGGTCGTCGTCGCCGGCGATCACCTCCGCGAACTCGGCATTCTGGATCCCGTAACCGGCGCCCGCGTCGAACGGCTTCGACCAGGTCAGGCCGTGGTCGCGCGAGATGGCGATGTTCGGGTGTCCGTCATAGTTCACGTAGCCGACGTACAGCGTGTTGCTCGCGCCTGCCGCCGCCGAAGGATCTCCGCCTGGCCTGCTGGACTTTGCACGGCTGATGGTGCGGACATTCCACGTCAGGCCGTTGTCGTTGCTGACGACCACCGCCGGCCGCTGCACTCCCGCGGCATCGGTGCAATCCTCGTTCGGAACGTAGGCCGTCCCATCGGGCGAGACGCGGATGTGGCCGTGGAGCCCACCGCACTGGGTGAGGTTGTAGATCGGCACGCCCGGACCGAACGTAAGGCCGCCGTCGTCGCTGCGGGCGCAGACCGCCGTGACGACACCCTGCGAGCAGTAATAGATGGCATGTGGATAGGTCGTGACCGCGGGCTGGGGCGTTGCGAAGTTGCCGCCGCCCAATGTCTGGTGGTCCGGTCCGGCGGGCGTCCCACAGCCCTGCGACAGGAACCAGGTCTCGCCGTCGTCCTCGGTATAGGACGTGGTGCTGCAGGCGCCGTCGAGCTGCGATTCGAACACCCGGCCGGTGCTGCTGTCCGCCCAGAGAATGGGGTCGAGCGAAACGCGGGCGAACGGCGAGCGCTTGTCTGCCCAGGTGACCTTCGCCGGAGAGACGCTGTCATCGAAGATGGCGCGCAGCGTGTGATTGCCGGCCTCGATGAAGGTGGCGCCGGTCTTCCAGTTCACGCCGACGGATGGCTCGCCGGCCCCGTGCGCGCCGTTGGTCGTGGAGCCGAGTGCGGGAGCCATCTGATCGTCCGCCGGGTAGTTGGTATATCTGGCCGCGCTCGGCGGAATGCGCGGAGTAGGCGGGCTGGTGCGCGTGCCGACGGTGAGCGTCGCCGTCGCGTGTGCGGCCGTGGGTACGGGCACCAGCGCGGCGGTCTCGCGGACGTGCCAGACGCCTTCCACGGGATCGCTGACCACGATGTCGGCGTAGCCCGGTCCCGTAACGAGACCATCGGGAGATCCCGGACCGTACTTGGCGCCATTCGGGGCGAAGGCGAACACATCCATGTCGGTGGGCTGGTTGCTGGTCCACTCATAGTGCAGCGTCAACGTGGCCGTGTTGCTTACGTAGAACTGGGCGGCTGGCTGGGGCAGCGTGACGGTGAGATCGTAGTTGTCGCAGAGCCCCGGCGGACAGGCGTCCTCGACGCCGACGTCGGTGAACTGTCCGGCTACGACCGCAGCGAAGTCCCAGACGGCGGTGGTGGTCGAGCTGACCGAGCCGCTCGGCGGAGTGGCGGCGCGCACGTGAGGCGCGACGCAAATGATGACGGAGAGAACGGAGGTCACCAAGGCAGCGAGCGGCTTGTTCATGCGGCGCTCCAGGCGCGAGCCCTGCGGATCCCGGCAATGTAGGGACGCCCCGATCGACCGAAAACCCCGCCAGGGCGACGGACGGGCGCCGGGAGAGCGAGCAGCCTGGGAGATCCCTCGGTGCGCCGGGCGGTGCGGCGCGAAGAGGCCCTTCGCTGTCGCTTGACAATCACTTAGGTACTTAGGAAACTCCCTAAGTGCTTCCCGGCGATCTGGCGGCGGCCCTGGCCAGCGACCGCCGGCTTTCCATTCTCAACTGGCTGAAAAAGCCCCGCGACCACTTTCCGCCCCAGGTCGACGGTGACCTGGTCAAGGACGGAGTGTGCAGCGTCTTCATCGCCAACAAGCTGGGCGTCACCCAGGCGAGCGCGCACGAACACCTCAAGATCCTCGCGCGGCTCGGGCTCATCAGGCCGAAACGGATCAAGCAGTGGACCTTCTATCGCCGCGACGAGAAGCGCATCGCCGAGGCCCGCCGGGTGCTCCGTGAGTCCTTCTAACGTCGGTCGGACCCAGATCGAAGCCACCGAAAAGGTGATCCGGCGATACATCCGGCGCACGC comes from Deltaproteobacteria bacterium and encodes:
- a CDS encoding tetratricopeptide repeat protein, giving the protein MTFRSIRFLRDRLKLRGWIALCLILAAAVGLPRFLSSRFMSERRLASSLERARTHLAARELDQARRELHEALGLEPGNAEARTQLATMELGLGNREVAFLEFQTLTEMQPQDPNGWIGIADLMVKGGLHDAPEAALDKAIAAAPTRADAHLLRGEIRFRVGRYHGAHVDAQTAVAEAPQDAAARALLVRSAAARAEPEAADGRFQESVGRLGPIPSTRFRAETQSTGNRFASVAREHWPGRLAQIRQALEIEMRQQNWAAAQRIVDSARQGYPDTAFGPFLTGIVELAQGHAGEAERYLSESLKSAPRSPVIATALAKAWSRKSGAAFAGERLMGLAERDRGFAFARYLAAHAFVDARDPAAAEAALRRGLVLQPDSSVPWQHLADYYLEVDRSAEAMSLLQQALDRFPRDPDLQIMAAQVSAQLGNSKEAIRIYEEVLSRRPDLDVVEYKLAGLLASEDENGASSRRLLQLLQHLRSDHPSDPLLLDGLGWALYRAGDPTRGRASLEAAVNGAPDEPSPHYHLAAIYARENKTELARTELKAALDSKRPFAERFEALRLMRDAPRRSAP
- a CDS encoding DUF885 domain-containing protein produces the protein MNLIVCALLLAAAPATDDARFDVFAQKYVQELLDRDPETATRLGDHRNDARLDDYSAKGVERDLAAAKSGLAELARIDPKKLSAEDAVDYRILKNRLESQVYELQTLRGWQWNPLQYNVGGAIYALISREFAPPEQGLRSVIGRLNGVPAVVAAAKANLKSPPKVHTETAIQQNKGTSKLVKEQLEPLVKQAPGLEKEFRTAQSTALAALADYQQWLEKELLPRSNGDFRLGDEKFRKKLRFALDSDLSKEEILHRAEADLKSTRSAMYFTAMQMWPKLFPEKPPPADQGAAIKAVLDEAAKKHPNNDTVIPQATKALAQTTAFVKEKGFVTVLEEPLDIVATPEFQRGVAVASCSPAGPLEKNKKTFYYISPTPEDWTPERVDSFFREYNDSMLQEITIHEAMPGHYLQLAHANRFRAPTLVRGVVFSGTFVEGWATYAEQLMADAGYGGADVRMQQLKMRLRMILNAIIDQKIHTEGMSEKEAIARMMNDGYQEEGEAVGKWKRAQLTSTQLSTYYVGNAEMNDIRTAWEKNHGKYPDLRALHDAMLSFGNAAPKYVRERLGI
- a CDS encoding cardiolipin synthase B — encoded protein: MIDVQVREQHELHRRKLVRGQRGRRDARHDHHGAAQIRVGENESVPEADQDRRVTDPDDAQCRARVVPRQAADRGLLAGARARSEQAGEQSGVQELAHTCQLAAEITGAHHVHVLRLLASLACLWLAACFGRSSPKGEFRLDRAAIAPQDFDNALFQTVGVQLRPGNQVEVVNNGRVFDVAIEEIARARSSIHVVSFIWSEGKVSSRIVTALAGRTRDGVPCRVIVDALGSPNFANVQKQLEGIGCATHRFRPIPGQDDAAREHRKMFILDGRVGITGGFGIDDKWDGDGRTDQPPQWRDSNLLVRGPAVLEMQQAFAESWEEATRTLLPRDTFPASEDAGRSLAAFVSSSENSVATRSDRLTQLLIGAARKRLWISNAYFVPSVPILDLLMRKAREGVDVRVLAAGERTDTKAYLSQQRARMDQLVGAGVKAYEYGPTMMHSKFMVVDERITAVGSTNLDALSLNKLNEGTVVVVDENLAQREAAVFLEDLALSKEVGSSKARVTTR
- a CDS encoding exo-alpha-sialidase, with protein sequence MNKPLAALVTSVLSVIICVAPHVRAATPPSGSVSSTTTAVWDFAAVVAGQFTDVGVEDACPPGLCDNYDLTVTLPQPAAQFYVSNTATLTLHYEWTSNQPTDMDVFAFAPNGAKYGPGSPDGLVTGPGYADIVVSDPVEGVWHVRETAALVPVPTAAHATATLTVGTRTSPPTPRIPPSAARYTNYPADDQMAPALGSTTNGAHGAGEPSVGVNWKTGATFIEAGNHTLRAIFDDSVSPAKVTWADKRSPFARVSLDPILWADSSTGRVFESQLDGACSTTSYTEDDGETWFLSQGCGTPAGPDHQTLGGGNFATPQPAVTTYPHAIYYCSQGVVTAVCARSDDGGLTFGPGVPIYNLTQCGGLHGHIRVSPDGTAYVPNEDCTDAAGVQRPAVVVSNDNGLTWNVRTISRAKSSRPGGDPSAAAGASNTLYVGYVNYDGHPNIAISRDHGLTWSKPFDAGAGYGIQNAEFAEVIAGDDDRAAFAFLGTPTPGDDQSSGFNGVWHLYVATTYNAGKTWVTADITPADPVQRGCIWNGGGSNPCRNLLDFNDITVDRIGRVLIGYADGCTGSCVDDPTANASFGPASAQDALATIARQASGKTLFRAYDGTLPK
- a CDS encoding winged helix-turn-helix transcriptional regulator, producing MLPGDLAAALASDRRLSILNWLKKPRDHFPPQVDGDLVKDGVCSVFIANKLGVTQASAHEHLKILARLGLIRPKRIKQWTFYRRDEKRIAEARRVLRESF